From the Tachysurus fulvidraco isolate hzauxx_2018 chromosome 21, HZAU_PFXX_2.0, whole genome shotgun sequence genome, the window ACCTAATGCATTGCTCTATATACACCTGCTCTTTTGTGTCCGTCTTTGTCAAGTCATTGTTGCGTTTTGTTTCCGAGTACTCGTGTTTGCTTTACTTCGTATTGTGATAGTGttacattgtgtataaatacacGGAAAGTTATCCTGCATTTGTGCCTGATTTGCGGTGTTTCTTCAAAAACGTGACAATTGCCTAGTCCCTGCATAATTATCTACGAGTTATTGAAAAATACTATAAAGTTTTACCACCATTGTTGCTTGTGATTGAACTGGTAAATCACAGGCAGATCAGAATTGATCACCAGTGACTTTTCACTAAACCATGTACCTGGTGAAAAAATGTCAGGGTTGAAATGAATATCAAAAGCAGACGAATGCAAGGTCTGAGAGGAAGAATTGTTCTTGTCAGGAGCGCCAACATCTACACCCTTGTTGTAGACATCTGGCATTGGTTGCAAAGCTGCTGCTTCTGAACTGTGAGGAGATCCACCCACTTTGATGCTGCTGCTTTCTTGATCCAAGCCTTGAGATGCTGTATTCTTATATAAATGACATCTACAGAAACAAATGTTCAGAAATGCACTAATTAAAGTTTCTAAATGACTGGTACCTACATAAtaatttttagaaatatttatgaaaaacaGATTGACCTATACTTCACAAATGCCTCGATTAGCTCTTGTCTCAGACAGACCAGACGATGCGGGTGTTGAAGTGGGAAGCCGAGTTGCTGGCACTCGGTGTTAAGCTCTTCCCCTTCCACAGGCAGGAAATTGAGGTCAGGTGGAAATGTGAACAGAAGGTCCAGGATGTAGTGTCGCCCATCGTTACCCATGATGCCCTTGCATTCCACAGACGAACACAACTCTACAACAGAGTCATCTTTGTTAAGGACAAAGTGTCGCTGCACTCTTAGATGCTTGCTGGGTTTGTCCAGTAGCTTCAGGAACCTTGGGATGGTTAGAGATTTTGCATGTAGCCAACAATCGAATAATTCAGAACCAACACAATCTCTGACTTTTAATTACACAGAGTTTATGACTTTTCTACAAAACGTTATTCCAAAAGTATTCAGAGAACCAACTTACTGTTCATTAGAAACAACAGTCTTTCCAAAGTCAGTGGAACCATAGATCACACTCTGCTCCTGGCCACGTTCAAGAATTCCAGGGACAATAGACTGTGCAGTGATGCGGTAACCTCGATAATCCACCAGTACGGTACCAAGCAGGTACAAGCCATCTGCATCCACCGCACTGTAAGCTCTCACACCATTCAGGTCAATGGCTGAGGCGACATGGGCTGCAGCCTCCCCACCTAGCTCCTCATAGTGTTCATGGCCATCTAAGCCAAAGCTGAAGAAGATGTTATTCCACACGTACATGTGATTGCATGCCTCATCGCTCGGGTTAATAGGCATCACGTTGCCATCAATCACTGCCATAGCACCACGTGTAGCCGTAGTCACAAAGTCACTGTTAGCCTGAGGAGTTTCATGATgaaagtgttttaaaaatactttatttttcaAGTTTAATTATCAGCATAATTAAAAATTTTCCCTCTCCTTTGTTAACTTTTTTTGTGAACCTCTTTGCTGTCATATTGAGGTATATGAGAATGAGAAAGACTTAGGAGGGACACTTGAAGAATGATTGCCTCACCTTAAAGATTGCTCTGTCTCTCAGCAGACGATCTTTGAGACTGTGACGTGGTAGCTCTCTAGTGCTCTGAAGCTCCTCATTCCAGTCACAAACCTGAGGTTAACACATCAATTGCAGATTGTGAATTCTAGTTATAAGTCTTTCCATCATGACTTGGAACATAATGATAAAAGCCTTAATCGATTCCAAATTATTACCTTCTATCTCTAACAACACCAAAATTATCTCTAAAATGACCTTTGCTCTCCTTTCATTATCTTTCATTACTGGTAACCAATTAATTATATGGAGTTTGAGGGACAATTTATGCCATGTTCTTGTAAAAATGTTCCATAAGATCTTAGGTGGTTCTCCCTAAAGAAAGACTAAACATACATACTACAACCTTCTGGCTTTGAGTTAAAGCTGAAAGGGTCAGACCTAAATAAATGACAGAGTTGTACCTGTCCAGGCATGTGTCCTTCATAGTCCAGCTGGGAAAAGCTGGCATCTTCAGCTCGAACACAGTCCATAGAGTGGTCGAGAGCTGGAGCAGTCCAGCTAAACACCTGAAGTGGAGTACCTATCCTCTCAAAGGGATGTGTTGATGTTCTGTGGGAGCACATCATCATACACAAGACAAGGCAAGAAATTACAGCAAATTACTTACTGTACAAAGCAGCCTCAACAGACTAATGTATGTACTACATTTACCTTCTCTTCAGTAGAAGACTaaagttctttttaaaaactGGACTGATTTGGCTCAGGAGATCCACTAAAGAATGACTAAGCATACTGGGATTTTCTGGCTTTGGGTTAAATATATATGTGGTAGAcctagaaaaaagagaaaaacatgtTCCAGACCACAAAGCAACATGACACGGCTTTAATTGTTTTCCAAGATGAGGTTCAACATTATAACCATGTTAATATTATTGATTTACTCACTGATTCAGATAAAAGCCTCTCATTGAtgctgtaacactgaactgTCTGTCCTCCATGGTAAGTACATTGAGATACAAGAGATCACcatgtatttttctgtttcctgGAGGAGGGTTCCAGCTGCTGGTCATCAGCACCTTCAGGCATTTGATGGGCTATTGACAAAAGTAAACAGAGCacatttaaaggtgcggtctccgatgtttgaaagccaatgtcgacatttgaagtcaccaaaacaaacacgcctctaacccaaatgggtcccacccctgtattgatagctccgcccatacatacatatgtaacccaggcaaataatggaaagaaacgtgtctttatcacagctgaagggaagaacaatacgattgcagataaacaaacaagcaaaaatgacacacaagcataatcatgtaaaggacaaaggcatatattagttctgtgtaagaaagcaaaaccaacgttactcacctatcgagaaggaaaaaagtaaagtcggccacatattcataGATtagagtttcccgagtcaataactcctgagctaaacgctgttactacacaaataacacctcttttctatcttagtaatcctatattaacacgtcctacttcttgccttatcgtaagcctttcttcggtttctttctttgtttttatcctccatgtcaatgttaaaaccgctttctgctaatgtcacacatgcgcactgaacactctcatattggcaagccccgcccctttctgctcattggctacacgtttttttgatttttgttttgatttttgtttatcattCGGCCCgaaacagttttctgaagcgtttctcaaaaatcggagaccctgcctttaatgcaACGTTAACATGGAGTGTACACTGAATCTCTACCCCAGCTAGGGTTCTGGTGGTTCTGCAGCCTAAATACACTCTAAGTTGGATACAAGTCAACTGCAAGGAAACATGCACAAATGTTCACCATGGGGCAATTTATCATACCCAACCACCTGCCAGAGGACTACATGACTGGCTCTCTGAGGAAACATGCACCACAGAAACACTACATACTGTAGACATTCaactgagctcaggatcaaaccatcAGCATTACTTGCTGTGCCCACTAAGGTGTAATATATTTTGCAATCTCCTTAGAGAACATCTGCCTCTAGCTTACCTTCAAATTCTCACTTTGAGGTTGCAGGGGTCCCAGTAAACATTCTTTAGTCCCTGGTAGAATATACTCAGGAGGGCTACAGTTGAATTGCTTTAGTTCTTCACCTCGTTTTTTGAATTTGCTGTTCTCTGTAATTTTAAGACATACATCATAGCCAAAAGAATAAAGAGGCTAGTTTGAAATCGGGAAAACTGCTGGAGTAACTTTCACTGAAAATGATTAAAGATCATGAGAATCTGGATTGGTCATAAGTGTTATTATCTACTGCATCTTACCTTCTACACGTTCTTCAGTGAAGAACCTAAGGAAGGACAGAGAGCTTCCTTCTATGCCGTTATAGGCATCCGTGGGATCCAAGCTATTTAGAAGGTCTCTGAAGTGACGGAGATGTAAACGAACTTCGCGAACTGTATACGGCTCTGAAAATTGTGCAAAAGTCATAtacaataacattattttaaaccaAAGAAAATGTGAACCTATTGCCTTAATGGCTTATTTATAAAACTTCCACTTTTCCAGCTTACCCTCCACTATCTTCAGAAGTGACCCCTCTTGTAGGCCAGTGATAGATTTCAGATTACTGAAGTTATCCAGTGTGTTTCCATCTAACTGCAGGGAGAAACATGTACGGTGGCAGGTCTCCTCACGGTCCATTAAAACTTGCTTGATTTCCTGCACCATTGCTAATGGTGATGCCTAAAATACATGCCacaacaaagaacaaaacatttaGTGCCCACTTTAAAAGACTTCATATGTGAGAGTAAACAGGGATCTAAGATCCAGTTCTACTGGAGTAATACTTCGTTTTATTCCAGACCAACATGGTACTTTTGTTTGGTAGTGTAAATCCAGAGCCCAGCACAGCAACAGCACTGGATATATATTGTAGACTGGTATTAAAGTGGTATTAATAAAATTCAAGCTAAATGATCCACCAAATACAGGGGGTGGAGGAAGTTTTACACATTGAGATTGAAGCGATGGAGCATGAAGAAAcagaccattcattcattcattcattcattcattcattcattcattcattcattcattcactttttaccgtttatctgaactacctcgggtcacggggaacctgtgcctatctcagacatcGTTggccatcaaggcaggatacaccctggacggagtgccaacccatcacagggcacacacacacacacactctcatttactcaatcacacactacggacaattttccagagatgccaatcaacctaccatgcatgtctttggaccgggggaggaaaccggagtacccggaggaaacccccaaggcacggggagaacatgcaaactccacacacacaaggcggaggcgagaatcgaacccccaaccctggaggtgtgaggcaaacgtactaagccaccgtgccctcttGAAACAGACCAGTTGTTATGAAATACTGAATCTATGTATTAATTTTAATAGTTTCATCAGTAGCTACTAGAATAGAAGCCTCTATTTTtgccacatgtacattacagcacagtaaaattcttttttcacatatccaGTCTTCCAATCAGCAACCCAGAGCCAAGCAAGTGAGTATGAGTCCTAATATAATTAGCTattctgattacaaactgcatTGTACTTTAATGTAGAATGAAAGGAAGTTGAATGGTAGTTTAAACATCTATAAGTGTTATGAGTGGAGGACCACTCGGGATGAttaaggcattggactactAAGCAGAAGGTCATGATttcaaatctcaggtccaccaagcttctactgctgggcccctgagcaaggcccttaacccacaatcagttgtataaattgaaataaaatgtctgatTTCTGCTGAATGCCGAAAATGTACCACGgacccatttttttttaaatagccatgtcagagtgacagaaCCACATGTCCGGTACATTTGTCACTTTCTATTCAAGAAAAGCAATTTACCTGGAAGTCAGTGGGCTCGGTCCCAGGGGCTTGGATCCTGATTGTGATTCCCATGTCTTCAGAGGTTCCTACATCTACAGAGTCAGGATCCTCTTGGAATTCCATGTCAATGTACCTGTTGAGCTCGTTTAGCTCTGTTTGGTCCTTAAGGATATTATTTGGActtggtccttattttaaacaGAAGGAATAgtataaattaatacaaattgAAATGCTCTGATGCAAATATTTGCTTTATAAGAAGTAATAATATTCTATTTGCtcactacactgtactgaaaACTATAATAAGAAGATATATAGATAATGTACAAAGATGATGTAATGTCTTTTCTAGAACTAAgccagacattttttttattatactaaCCCAGATAGATAGTAGAATACATTATGACATACATTTCTTGTACATCCATTGATGTctattaaatttttaattgatGAAATGACTGAACACATACCTGTGATATCTGGGGTGGCCAGGAATAGTTTATCAACTACAAACAGCGTAAATCGTTCATTTTTCTTTGATCCTTGGTTTAGATCTTCAGTTTTCTTCCTGTCCTGTTCCTCAGATCTTAACTCTGCTACACTTTGCTTGTTTGGTGCAAACTCAGGCTCAGGCTCATTCTCAGATATGTGCTGTTCTTTCCGTGCTAAAGTCTTAGCTATCTGGGTCATCTCTGTAACGTCGCCCTCTGTCTGAATGGAGTCCAGATCCAGTATAAAATGTGGGGTTTGTGGTGTGAGTTCTTCTCGGTTCCTTATATCCGGGTTCGTCTGTAGTCTAACCACAAAGCTTGGTTCTTTGTGTTCTCCATTTTGACTAACTAGAATAACAGTTTCATGATTTACTTCCTCTGTCTGTGCTATGATTGGTCTGTATTGTGCTTCTGTTTGTCCTGACTGTATTGGATAATGTTCTCCAGCTTCTTCTTCATCAGAACCTACACCACTTTTCTCACACTCTGCTACACTGGAGCGAACATATTTTGCTCTCAGTGCAATGTCCTGTCCCAGTTGTGCTACATTCTGGTCACTGCGTACCAGGTTTAGCTCCATTTGTTCTGTACCGTTTTCAAGTTGAGCTTCTTCTTTGTCCTCATCTTGAAGTCCACGCTCATCAACATGAATGATCTCAAGCTCAGTCTGTGGAGATACTTTTGCAACAGCAGATTTGGGCTCAGAAAAAATTATCTGGTGGCTTCCATTTCCCTGTCCTAATAACTGCACTCCTTGACACGGGGAAGCCTGCCAAAATCTGGTTCCCTGTCCGTGTGTATGGATCAATGTCTGAGAAGCCAAATTTACAGTATCTGATTGTTCAGATGGCCACGAGTGTAAGGAAGACAATAACGGCCACTCGTTCTCAGTAGTGCATAGCTGAGTTCTGTCCAAACAGTGAACCTCCTGTTGACTGATTCTTGTGCTTGTCATTCCTTCTTCTTCAAAACCTTCCTGGTATTCTTCATTTACACTTTTAACAAGCTCTGACTGCTGTGGTAAGTTATCTCTATCCAGGTTAGCTACCAGATGACTACTGCTAAGGACTATATCTGGGTAAAGGAGGTGGTCCTGATCCAGGACAGGAGACGACAGCATGTCAGACCTCGATGGCGAGAGGCTTTCGACATCACTGTTCTCTCTTGACAAGAGTGGGGATCGCTCTTCGATTTGATCAGGAATGTCCTTATTCCAGAACAAACGAATGAGACAGCATCTAAGTACGTTTCCCATGCTGACGGAGAAGCGATCAACAAGCCATCATCTTTCAGCAGGTCTGACGTGCATGAAAATAGATTTCTGTACACGACAGTAAACACCTGC encodes:
- the LOC113662428 gene encoding clustered mitochondria protein homolog isoform X1, with amino-acid sequence MGNVLRCCLIRLFWNKDIPDQIEERSPLLSRENSDVESLSPSRSDMLSSPVLDQDHLLYPDIVLSSSHLVANLDRDNLPQQSELVKSVNEEYQEGFEEEGMTSTRISQQEVHCLDRTQLCTTENEWPLLSSLHSWPSEQSDTVNLASQTLIHTHGQGTRFWQASPCQGVQLLGQGNGSHQIIFSEPKSAVAKVSPQTELEIIHVDERGLQDEDKEEAQLENGTEQMELNLVRSDQNVAQLGQDIALRAKYVRSSVAECEKSGVGSDEEEAGEHYPIQSGQTEAQYRPIIAQTEEVNHETVILVSQNGEHKEPSFVVRLQTNPDIRNREELTPQTPHFILDLDSIQTEGDVTEMTQIAKTLARKEQHISENEPEPEFAPNKQSVAELRSEEQDRKKTEDLNQGSKKNERFTLFVVDKLFLATPDITGPSPNNILKDQTELNELNRYIDMEFQEDPDSVDVGTSEDMGITIRIQAPGTEPTDFQASPLAMVQEIKQVLMDREETCHRTCFSLQLDGNTLDNFSNLKSITGLQEGSLLKIVEEPYTVREVRLHLRHFRDLLNSLDPTDAYNGIEGSSLSFLRFFTEERVEENSKFKKRGEELKQFNCSPPEYILPGTKECLLGPLQPQSENLKPIKCLKVLMTSSWNPPPGNRKIHGDLLYLNVLTMEDRQFSVTASMRGFYLNQSTTYIFNPKPENPSMLSHSLVDLLSQISPVFKKNFSLLLKRRTSTHPFERIGTPLQVFSWTAPALDHSMDCVRAEDASFSQLDYEGHMPGQVCDWNEELQSTRELPRHSLKDRLLRDRAIFKANSDFVTTATRGAMAVIDGNVMPINPSDEACNHMYVWNNIFFSFGLDGHEHYEELGGEAAAHVASAIDLNGVRAYSAVDADGLYLLGTVLVDYRGYRITAQSIVPGILERGQEQSVIYGSTDFGKTVVSNEQFLKLLDKPSKHLRVQRHFVLNKDDSVVELCSSVECKGIMGNDGRHYILDLLFTFPPDLNFLPVEGEELNTECQQLGFPLQHPHRLVCLRQELIEAFVKYRCHLYKNTASQGLDQESSSIKVGGSPHSSEAAALQPMPDVYNKGVDVGAPDKNNSSSQTLHSSAFDIHFNPDIFSPGVRFPKECSQDIQEQKQLLKDAAAFLVSNRIPDLIKSCADHTTMPTDGFTLTEALHQYGINIRYLGTVLEFIEKSPQKSKLDHVYRIALSELITRCTKHIFRTYLIAVESSSLSVSVSHFLNCFLSSPPDVLVTQQLDRLSSKRRSRRRRSRGSVSGEGTAVGGAWASLTSNELWRNIQAAAREYYHYCLPCNSIEQAVDKYGLQRITLLREIAIKTGIQLLIRDYQFDVKNKPVFTEEDILNIFPIIKRVVPKANDGIYLLHCGQASIQQGRLKEGCELISQAMGLFTNVYGALHQDVCVCLRLLGRIYYILGDYAEALSHQQKAVLISERVLGIDHPNTIQEYKHLGLYCFAGGQTSTALRLLYRARYLMLLVCGEDHPEMALLDSKIGLVLHGVMECDLALKFLENALALTSKYQGSTSLKMAQGHHLLAKVYESKGEFRLALGHEKERYVIYRNQVGETHEKTQESSEYLKHLTNQAVILQRTLNMIYKSRSSSSITPLTLATPSRFWIVEQLNLVTGIVLIPLRKMRNQEGILENHHPLTHRHVMTRDPGS
- the LOC113662428 gene encoding clustered mitochondria protein homolog isoform X2; protein product: MGNVLRCCLIRLFWNKDIPDQIEERSPLLSRENSDVESLSPSRSDMLSSPVLDQDHLLYPDIVLSSSHLVANLDRDNLPQQSELVKSVNEEYQEGFEEEGMTSTRISQQEVHCLDRTQLCTTENEWPLLSSLHSWPSEQSDTVNLASQTLIHTHGQGTRFWQASPCQGVQLLGQGNGSHQIIFSEPKSAVAKVSPQTELEIIHVDERGLQDEDKEEAQLENGTEQMELNLVRSDQNVAQLGQDIALRAKYVRSSVAECEKSGVGSDEEEAGEHYPIQSGQTEAQYRPIIAQTEEVNHETVILVSQNGEHKEPSFVVRLQTNPDIRNREELTPQTPHFILDLDSIQTEGDVTEMTQIAKTLARKEQHISENEPEPEFAPNKQSVAELRSEEQDRKKTEDLNQGSKKNERFTLFVVDKLFLATPDITGPSPNNILKDQTELNELNRYIDMEFQEDPDSVDVGTSEDMGITIRIQAPGTEPTDFQASPLAMVQEIKQVLMDREETCHRTCFSLQLDGNTLDNFSNLKSITGLQEGSLLKIVEEPYTVREVRLHLRHFRDLLNSLDPTDAYNGIEGSSLSFLRFFTEERVEENSKFKKRGEELKQFNCSPPEYILPGTKECLLGPLQPQSENLKPIKCLKVLMTSSWNPPPGNRKIHGDLLYLNVLTMEDRQFSVTASMRGFYLNQSTTYIFNPKPENPSMLSHSLVDLLSQISPVFKKNFSLLLKRRTSTHPFERIGTPLQVFSWTAPALDHSMDCVRAEDASFSQLDYEGHMPGQVCDWNEELQSTRELPRHSLKDRLLRDRAIFKANSDFVTTATRGAMAVIDGNVMPINPSDEACNHMYVWNNIFFSFGLDGHEHYEELGGEAAAHVASAIDLNGVRAYSAVDADGLYLLGTVLVDYRGYRITAQSIVPGILERGQEQSVIYGSTDFGKTVVSNEQFLKLLDKPSKHLRVQRHFVLNKDDSVVELCSSVECKGIMGNDGRHYILDLLFTFPPDLNFLPVEGEELNTECQQLGFPLQHPHRLVCLRQELIEAFVKYRCHLYKNTASQGLDQESSSIKVGGSPHSSEAAALQPMPDVYNKGVDVGAPDKNNSSSQTLHSSAFDIHFNPDIFSPGVRFPKECSQDIQEQKQLLKDAAAFLVSNRIPDLIKSCADHTTMPTDGFTLTEALHQYGINIRYLGTVLEFIEKSPQKSKLDHVYRIALSELITRCTKHIFRTYLIAVESSSLSVSVSHFLNCFLSSPPDVLVTQQLDRLSSKRRSRRRRSRGSVSGEGTAVGGAWASLTSNELWRNIQAAAREYYHYCLPCNSIEQAVDKYGLQRITLLREIAIKTGIQLLIRDYQFDVKNKPVFTEEDILNIFPIIKRVVPKANDGIYLLHCGQASIQQGRLKEGCELISQAMGLFTNVYGALHQDVCVCLRLLGRIYYILGDYAEALSHQQKAVLISERVLGIDHPNTIQEYKHLGLYCFAGGQTSTALRLLYRARYLMLLVCGEDHPEMALLDSKIGLVLHGVMECDLALKFLENALALTSKYQGSTSLKMAQGHHLLAKVYESKGEFRLALGHEKERYVIYRNQVGETHEKTQESSEYLKHLTNQAVILQRTLNMIYKSRSSSSITPLTLATPSRFWIVEQLNLVTGIVLIPLSNKDLETLRDNTQKTSA